The Pyrus communis chromosome 9, drPyrComm1.1, whole genome shotgun sequence genome has a segment encoding these proteins:
- the LOC137745237 gene encoding uncharacterized protein encodes MVQSRREERKEARLAKKASKHESWSRHKNIQKLGKANVGDLKSKNVEKKKNSVGLTAKRVNSERNETRFQSNTAEEKVEAKAEFPKRADLKASKAAKREKVSKRTPKTNFEKYLEMDRIGAQEDLELERRLAKKLKVKDGKLKGEDFGLNVLFEGIVPVDSFGTEETIYADALPVKKSKNSDSRKKRKKDKSLEDRLEGELPSRGVPEEAVTDGAEVEIEDFPSKKSLRKRNKKRKVLEESEEANEGDMTVDVSKQMESCGAEMASDKVPMKAPEKYVAPQKYVAPHLRSRAGNEPEEHSQIRRRVRGLLNRLSESNVESITGDLSAIFRSIPRAIASQMFSEEVISSCAGGPRGNEQYAAVFAALVAGMACLVGMDFGANLLASLAKTFEDEYHKEDNISLRNVTLLLSYLCIFGVCSSELIYDFLVVLSKRLTEVDVSTILTVLQSCGMKIRADDPLAMKNFIQSVQNRVNELKASCRDNQDNINGKRMEFMLETILDIKNNKKRPKEDTAQHTRIKKWLQKLRVEDSLIRGLKWSKLLDSNKKGQWWLSGDIASATDTVEDVANTIDKEVLETQKMLQIAAAQRMNTDARRAIFCIIMSAEDYLDAFEKLLRLDLPGKQDREIIRVLVDCCLQEKVFNKYYTTLASKLCEHDKNHKFTLQFCLWDHFKDLESMPLTGSMHLAKFVAEMVASFTLSLAVLKTVDLVDIKQLTAKRTMYFRMLFEAIFEYPDSLIWNIFTRVAVSPELESLRHGIEFFIKYIVEANRAVKEKFKLAKKALSNVEGVLM; translated from the exons ATGG TGCAATCGAGACGAGAGGAGCGAAAGGAAGCTCGGTTGGCAAAGAAAGCAAGCAAACATGAGTCGTGGAGTCGACATAAG aatattcaaAAGCTTGGTAAAGCCAATGTCGGGGATTTGAAATCGAAAAAtgtagagaagaagaaaaattctgTTGGTTTGACTGCGAAAAGAGTTAATTCTGAGCGAAATGAGACTAGGTTTCAATCTAATACGGCGGAAGAGAAAGTTGAAGCGAAAGCAGAGTTTCCGAAACGAGCTGATCTTAAGGCCTCAAAGGCGGCTAAAAGAGAAAAGGTATCTAAGAGAACCCCGAAAACGAATTTTGAAAAGTATCTTGAAATGGATAGGATTGGGGCTCAGGAGGATTTGGAATTAGAAAGGAGACTTGCAAAGAAACTTAAAGTGAAGGATGGGAAATTGAAGGGGGAGGATTTTGGCCTTAATGTGTTGTTTGAAGGGATCGTACCTGTTGATTCATTTGGCACAGAAGAAACGATCTATGCTGATGCATTACCTGTCAAAAAATCTAAGAATAGTGATTCACGCAAGAAACGTAAGAAAGATAAGTCATTGGAGGACAGGCTAGAAGGTGAGCTACCTTCTAGAGGAGTTCCAGAGGAGGCAGTAACTGATGGTGCAGAGGTGGAAATTGAAGATTTTCCTTCCAAGAAATCATTGAGGAAGAGAAATAAGAAGAGAAAGGTGCTAGAGGAATCTGAAGAAGCCAATGAAGGTGACATGACAGTTGATGTATCTAAGCAAATGGAGTCATGTGGTGCAGAGATGGCATCAGATAAGGTTCCCATGAAGGCACCTGAAAAATATGTTGCTCCTCAAAAGTATGTAGCTCCTCACTTAAGATCTCGTGCAGGGAATGAGCCAGAAGAGCATAGTCAGATTCGTAGACGCGTAAGAGGTCTTCTGAATAGGTTGTCTGAATCTAATGTGGAATCTATTACAGGAGACCTATCTGCTATTTTTCGTTCCATTCCTCGTGCCATTGCTTCTCAGATGTTCAGTGAGGAGGTTATATCATCTTGTGCTGGTGGTCCTCGTGGGAATGAACA ATATGCTGCTGTTTTTGCTGCTCTTGTGGCAGGCATGGCCTGTTTAGTAGGAATGGACTTTGGTGCAAACCTTTTGGCATCACTTGCAAAAACCTTTGAG gACGAGTACCACAAAGAAGACAATATTTCGCTGAGAAATGTTACGCTTTTACTttcatatttatgcatatttGGAGTTTGCTCAAG TGAATTGATATACGACTTTCTGGTTGTTTTGAGCAAGCGGTTAACCGAGGTTGATGTCTCTACTATACTGACAGTTTTACAAA GCTGTGGAATGAAAATAAGGGCCGATGATCCTCTTGCGATGAAAAACTTTATTCAAAGTGTTCAAAATAGAGTGAATGAGCTAAAAGCCTCCTGTAGAGATAACCAGGATAATATTAACGGCAAAAGA ATGGAATTCATGCTTGAGACCATATTGGACAtcaagaacaacaaaaaaaggCCTAAAGAGGATACTGCACAGCATACTAGGATAAAGAAATGGCTACAAAAG ttacgGGTAGAAGACAGTTTAATAAGAGGGCTTAAATGGAGCAAACTTCTTGATTCTAATAAGAAGGGCCAATGGTGGTTGTCTGGGGATATTGCCTCAGCAACAGACACTGTCGAAGATGTTGCCAACACAATAGACAAAGAGGTTCTTGAAACCCAGAAAATGCTGCAGATTGCTGCTGCACAGAGAATGAACACAGATGCCAGAAGGGCAATCTTTTGTATAATTATGAGTGCGGAGGATTATCTTGATGCGTTTGAGAAGCTTCTAAGATTGGATTTGCCTGGAAAGCAG GACAGGGAGATCATCAGGGTTCTTGTGGACTGCTGTTTGCAGGAGAAAGTGTTTAACAAGTATTACACCACTCTGGCTTCCAAGTTGTGTGAGCATGACAAAAATCACAAGTTCACTTTACAG TTTTGCCTTTGGGACCACTTCAAGGATCTGGAGTCAATGCCGCTTACCGGGTCAATGCACCTAGCAAAATTCGTAGCAGAGATGGTAGCCTCTTTCACCCTATCCCTTGCAGTATTGAAGACGGTAGATCTAGTCGACATTAAGCAGCTAACAGCAAAAAGGACAATGTATTTCCGGATGCTATTCGAGGCCATCTTCGAGTATCCTGACAGCCTCATATGGAACATTTTCACGCGTGTAGCTGTTTCCCCGGAGCTCGAAAGTCTTCGGCATGGGATCGAGTTTTTCATCAAATATATTGTGGAAGCCAATAGAGCCGTCAAGGAAAAGTTTAAGCTCGCAAAGAAAGCCCTGAGTAATGTTGAAGGAGTTCTGATGTGA
- the LOC137744607 gene encoding blue copper protein 1a-like, whose protein sequence is MASNKFVALVTLAVILLPTIAMATDFIVGGDRGWTTGVDYSDWAKDKTFHVGDALVFKYSNPPHNVFKVNGTGFKECVKPTANDQAPLTSGNDRIELKTPGNKWYICAAANHCADLGQKLVITVTDASPAPAPSSAVRGIIFSGYQVFTAAVVGVFLAVAV, encoded by the exons ATGGCTTCCAACAAATTTGTCGCCCTAGTTACACTTGCTGTGATCCTTCTTCCTACCATCGCCATGGCAACCGACTTCATCGTCGGAGGTGATAGAGGCTGGACAACTGGTGTTGATTATTCAGATTGGGCCAAGGACAAAACGTTTCATGTTGGTGATGCACTAg TGTTCAAGTACTCGAACCCACCCCACAATgtgttcaaggtgaacggaacTGGGTTCAAGGAATGTGTTAAACCAACAGCAAATGATCAAGCACCACTTACTTCTGGAAACGACAGAATAGAGCTAAAGACTCCGGGAAACAAATGGTACATTTGTGCAGCTGCCAATCACTGTGCTGATTTGGGACAGAAGCTTGTCATTACTGTTACGGACGCCTCGCCTGCGCCCGCTCCATCGTCCGCCGTTCGTGGGATCATCTTTTCCGGATACCAAGTCTTCACGGCCGCCGTCGTCGGGGTCTTCCTTGCTGTTGCAGTCTGA
- the LOC137744830 gene encoding protein VAPYRIN-like — protein sequence MDRLISLEPSNFVAIRIEPGQKCYGQLTLRNVMYTMPVAFRLEALIKNRYTVRPQSGIISPLEKLTVEIVYHLPPGSSLPDSFPYCHDSFLLHSVVVPGAAIKVSSSTFDAVPNDWFTTKKKQVFIDSGVKIMFVGSPILAQLVSDGLMDDIREVLEKSEPSWRAADSVDSEGQSLIHLAVAQGRPDLVQLLLEFEPDVEAQSRSGSTPLEVAASRGEALIVELLLARRASTERSESSTWGPIHLAAGGGHVEVLRLLIIKGANVDALTKDGSTALHLAVEERRRDCARLLLASGAKAEVRDCRDGDTPLHTAASLGDEYMVKLLLQKGANKDVKNFAGLTAYDVAAENGHTRLFDALRLGDSLCIAARKGDVRTVVKLLETGAAINGRDLHGWTALHRACFKGKIEVIRTLLEKGVDMDAKDEDGYTALHCAAESGHANVIEMLIKKGADAEAQTNKGVTAVQIAESLHYVGITRILIHRGATKDNSNMAHILTQASVSFGKKSMGLEEEIIKGGMKKKKSSRARTLHGSFNRSMPLAVV from the coding sequence atggacAGGCTCATAAGTTTGGAGCCATCAAACTTTGTTGCAATACGGATCGAACCGGGACAGAAATGCTACGGCCAGCTCACTTTACGGAACGTTATGTACACCATGCCGGTTGCCTTCCGGCTCGAAGCGTTGATCAAGAATCGTTACACGGTGAGGCCTCAGTCCGGGATCATATCTCCTCTCGAGAAGTTGACCGTAGAGATTGTTTACCATCTTCCGCCAGGGTCCAGCCTCCCGGACTCCTTTCCTTACTGCCATGATTCCTTCCTTTTGCATAGCGTGGTTGTGCCTGGAGCGGCGATAAAAGTGTCTTCTTCGACATTCGATGCGGTTCCAAACGATTGGTTCACCACAAAGAAGAAACAAGTGTTCATAGATAGTGGTGTCAAGATTATGTTTGTTGGTTCACCTATTTTGGCACAACTTGTGTCCGATGGTTTGATGGATGATATTCGAGAAGTGCTTGAGAAGAGTGAACCTTCATGGAGAGCCGCCGATTCTGTGGATTCTGAGGGCCAATCTTTGATTCACTTGGCGGTTGCTCAAGGCCGGCCTGACCTTGTCCAGCTACTTCTTGAATTTGAGCCTGATGTGGAGGCTCAAAGCCGGTCAGGATCTACTCCGCTTGAGGTTGCAGCCTCAAGAGGAGAAGCCTTGATAGTTGAGCTTCTATTGGCTCGACGTGCCAGCACTGAACGATCTGAGTCCTCCACTTGGGGACCTATTCACCTCGCAGCCGGAGGAGGCCACGTAGAGGTTCTGAGGCTTCTTATAATCAAAGGGGCAAATGTTGATGCGCTGACAAAGGATGGTAGCACGGCTTTGCACCTTGCCGTTGAGGAGCGAAGAAGGGACTGTGCGAGGCTCTTACTGGCAAGCGGGGCTAAAGCTGAAGTTAGGGATTGTAGAGATGGTGACACGCCTTTGCATACCGCGGCAAGCCTAGGGGACGAGTACATGGTGAAGCTGTTGCTGCAAAAGGGTGCGAATAAAGATGTAAAAAACTTTGCCGGTCTAACAGCCTATGATGTTGCAGCGGAGAATGGACACACGAGACTATTTGATGCCCTTCGACTTGGTGATAGCTTGTGTATAGCGGCGAGGAAGGGAGATGTAAGAACAGTTGTAAAGCTGCTTGAGACAGGTGCAGCAATCAATGGAAGAGACCTACATGGGTGGACTGCTCTCCATAGAGCCTGTTTCAAAGGGAAGATAGAAGTCATTCGAACACTGCTTGAAAAGGGTGTGGATATGGATGCTAAAGATGAGGATGGATACACTGCGTTGCACTGTGCAGCGGAGTCGGGACATGCGAATGTGATTGAGATGTTGATAAAGAAAGGAGCTGATGCTGAAGCTCAAACTAACAAAGGTGTGACTGCAGTGCAGATTGCTGAGTCTTTGCACTATGTTGGCATTACTAGGATACTTATTCATAGAGGTGCAACAAAAGACAATAGTAATATGGCACACATCTTGACCCAGGCCTCAGTTTCATTTGGGAAAAAATCCATGGGACTAGAGGAGGAGATCATCAAAGGaggaatgaagaagaagaaatcgaGTCGAGCTAGAACTCTTCATGGGAGCTTCAATCGTTCGATGCCATTGGCTGTTGTTTAG
- the LOC137744608 gene encoding blue copper protein 1b-like produces MATDFVVGGDSGWTTGVDYPDWAKDKTFHVGDALMFKYSNPPHNVFKVNGTGFQECVKPTANDQAPLTSGDDRIELKTPGNKWYICTAANHCDLGQKLVITVMDAAPASAPSSAVRGIIFSRYQVFAAAVFGVLLAVAV; encoded by the exons ATGGCAACCGACTTCGTCGTCGGAGGTGATAGCGGCTGGACAACTGGTGTTGATTATCCAGATTGGGCCAAGGACAAAACGTTTCATGTTGGTGATGCACTAA TGTTCAAGTACTCGAACCCACCCCACAATGTGTTTAAGGTGAACGGAACTGGGTTCCAGGAATGTGTTAAACCAACAGCAAATGATCAAGCACCACTTACTTCTGGAGACGACAGAATAGAGCTAAAGACTCCTGGAAACAAATGGTACATTTGCACAGCTGCCAATCACTGTGATTTGGGACAGAAGCTTGTTATTACTGTTATGGACGCCGCGCCTGCGTCCGCTCCATCCTCTGCCGTTCGTGGGATCATCTTTTCCAGATACCAAGTCTTCGCGGCCGCCGTCTTCGGAGTCCTCCTTGCTGTTGCAGTCTGA
- the LOC137744098 gene encoding 5-methyltetrahydropteroyltriglutamate--homocysteine methyltransferase, with product MASHIVGYPRMGPKRELKFALESFWDGKSSAEDLQKVSADLRSSIWKQMADAGIKHIPSNTFSYYDQVLDTTALLGAVPPRYGWNGGEIGFDTYFSMARGNASVPAMEMTKWFDTNYHFIVPELGPDVNFSYASHKAVEEYKEAKALGVDTVPVLVGPVSYLLLSKPAKGVEKTFSLLSLLPKILPIYKEVVSELKAAGASWIQFDEPTLVLDLESDKLQAFTGAYSELESALSGLNVLIETYFADVPAAAFKTLTSLKGVTAYGFDLVRGTKTLDLIKSEFPKGKYLFAGVVDGRNIWANDLSASLSTLKTLEGIVGKDKLVVSTSTSLLHTAVDLVNETKLDQEIKSWLAFAAQKIIEVNALAKALAGHKDEAFFSANAAAQASRKSSPRVTNEAVQKAAAALKGSDHRRATNVSARLDAQQKKLNLPILPTTTIGSFPQTIELRRVRREYKAKKISEEEYVKAIKEEIYKVVKLQEELDIDVLVHGEPERNDMVEYFGEQLSGFAFTANGWVQSYGSRCVKPPIIYGDVSRPKPMTVFWSSAAQSMTARPMKGMLTGPVTILNWSFVRNDQPRFETTYQIALAIKDEVEDLEKAGISVIQIDEAALREGLPLRKSEHAFYLDWAVHSFRITNSCVQDTTQIHTHMCYSNFNDIIHSIIDMDADVITIENSRSDEKLLSVFREGVKYGAGIGPGVYDIHSPRIPSTDEIADRINKMLAVLETNILWVNPDCGLKTRKYTEVKPALSNMVAAAKLLRTELASAK from the exons ATGGCATCTCACATTGTTGGATATCCCCGTATGGGCCCTAAGAGAGAGCTCAAGTTTGCTCTTGAATCTTTCTGGGATGGCAAGAGCAGTGCTGAGGACTTGCAGAAGGTGTCTGCTGATCTCAGATCTTCCATCTGGAAGCAGATGGCCGATGCCGGGATCAAGCACATTCCCAGCAACACCTTCTCATACTACGATCAGGTGCTTGACACCACCGCATTGCTTGGCGCTGTCCCACCAAGATATGGATGGAACGGCGGTGAGATTGGATTCGATACATACTTCTCCATGGCCAGAGGAAATGCCTCAGTTCCTGCTATGGAAATGACCAAGTGGTTTGATACCAACTA CCATTTCATTGTCCCTGAGTTGGGCCCTGATGTGAACTTCTCTTATGCTTCTCACAAGGCTGTTGAGGAATACAAGGAGGCTAAGGCG CTTGGAGTGGATACTGTCCCAGTCCTTGTTGGCCCAGTGTCATACTTGTTGCTGTCCAAGCCAGCCAAGGGTGTTGAGAAGaccttttctcttctctctcttcttcctaaAATTCTTCCTATCTATAA GGAAGTTGTATCTGAGCTTAAGGCAGCTGGAGCTTCATGGATTCAATTTGATGAGCCCACACTTGTTTTGGATCTTGAATCCGACAAGTTGCAAGCATTCACTGGTGCCTACTCTGAACTGGAGTCAGCTCTATCTGGCTTGAATGTTCTTATTGAAACCTACTTTGCTGATGTTCCTGCTGCGGCATTCAAGACCCTCACTAGCTTGAAGGGTGTCACCGCTTATGGTTTTGATTTGGTCCGTGGTACCAAGACCCTGGATTTGATTAAGAGTGAATTCCCCAAGGGAAAGTACCTCTTTGCTGGTGTGGTTGATGGAAGGAACATCTGGGCTAATGATCTTTCTGCCTCTCTAAGCACATTGAAGACCCTTGAAGGCATTGTTGGAAAAG ATAAACTTGTtgtctccacctccacctctcTTCTTCACACCGCTGTTGACCTTGTCAATGAGACCAAGCTCGACCAGGAAATTAAGTCATGGTTGGCTTTTGCTGCCCAGAAAATTATTGAAGTTAATGCTTTGGCCAAGGCCTTGGCTGGTCACAAGGACGAg GCATTTTTCTCTGCTAATGCCGCTGCCCAGGCTTCAAGGAAGTCCTCCCCAAGGGTGACCAATGAGGCTGTTCAGAAGGCT gCTGCTGCTTTGAAGGGTTCTGACCACCGTCGTGCTACCAATGTTAGTGCTAGACTCGATGCTCAACAGAAGAAGCTTAACCTTCCAATTCTCCCAACCACCACCATTGGATCGTTCCCTCAGACCATTGAACTCAGGAGGGTCCGCCGTGAGTACAAGGCCAAGAA GATTTCTGAGGAGGAATATGTCAAGGCCATCAAGGAAGAAATTTATAAGGTTGTTAAACTTCAGGAAGAGCTAGACATTGATGTCCTTGTTCATGGAGAGCCTGAG AGGAACGATATGGTTGAGTACTTCGGAGAGCAATTATCTGGCTTTGCCTTTACCGCCAATGGGTGGGTGCAATCATATGGATCTCGATGTGTGAAGCCACCAATCATCTACGGTGATGTGAGCCGCCCCAAGCCTATGACTGTATTCTGGTCATCTGCTGCTCAGAGCATGACTGCCCGCCCAATGAAGGGTATGCTTACCGGCCCCGTCACTATCCTGAACTGGTCTTTTGTCAGAAATGACCAGCCCAGATTCGAGACCACCTACCAGATTGCTTTGGCCATCAAGGATGAAGTGGAGGATCTTGAGAAGGCTGGTATCAGTGTTATTCAGATCGATGAGGCTGCTCTGAGAGAGGGATTGCCTCTAAGGAAGTCTGAACATGCTTTCTACTTGGATTGGGCAGTGCATTCCTTCAGGATCACCAACAGTTGTGTCCAGGACACTACCCAG ATTCACACTCACATGTGCTACTCCAACTTCAACGACATCATCCACTCAATCATCGACATGGACGCTGATGTAATCACCATTGAGAACTCTCGTTCTGATGAGAAGCTCCTGTCAGTCTTCCGTGAGGGAGTCAAGTACGGTGCTGGAATTGGCCCTGGTGTGTATGACATCCACTCTCCCAGAATACCATCAACCGACGAGATTGCTGACCGGATCAACAAGATGCTTGCAGTGCTGGAGACCAACATCTTGTGGGTGAACCCCGACTGTGGGCTCAAGACCCGCAAGTACACAGAAGTGAAGCCGGCGCTCAGCAACATGGTTGCTGCCGCCAAGCTCCTCCGCACCGAGCTCGCCAGTGCCAAGTGA